ACCGGTGACGCACGGTGACGCGACCCGTGGCGGGCTGCTCTCGGTGCCGAATGGGCCCGATGCGAGCGGCGCTCGGTGGCTCTATGAGGAATTCGAGGCCAACGAGGGGGAGGATTGCCCTATTTAGAAGAAATCTCATATTTCGCCCATGGCTGCGCAAGCGTGGTCGCTTCCGTACCGGGTGTCGGCTGTGTGTTCGACGCTTCTCCGGACCGTACGATGGCCGCCATGCGAAACCGCCCGATCCCCGGCAGTTCCGGACTCGTCCGGCCCATGGGCCTGCTCGGTGACCCCGTGCTGCACGGGGCCTGTGAGCCCGTCACGGACTTCGGGCCCTCACTTGCCCGGCTGGTCGAGGACATGTACGCCACGATGTACGCGGCGAACGGTGTCGGGCTCGCGGCCAACCAGATCGGCGTCGCACTGAGGGTGTTCGTCTATGACTGTCCCGACGACGAGGACGTCCGGAACCTGGGGCACCTCGTCAACCCCGTGCTCGTCGAGGCCGACGGGATCACCGTGCGGGGCCCGGAGGGCTGCCTCTCGCTGCCGGGCATCGAGGCCGGCACGCCCCGGTTCGACCACGCGGTCGTCGAGGGGGTCACGATCGGGGGCGAGCCGGTGCGGGTCAGCGGCACCGGCTTCTTCGCCCGCTGCCTCCAGCACGAGTGCGACCACCTCGACGGCACCGTCTACACCGACCGGCTGACCGGCCTGCGACGGACCCGGGCGCTGCGCGCGGCCCGCCGGGCGCCCTGGGGGCGGACCGGCTGACCGGGCGGCGCCGTTCGCGGCCTCAGAACCCGGGGCCGCCGGGGCGGTCGCCCGCCGCGGCGAGCCGGCCCCACAGGAGATCGGCCAGGCTGCTCACCAACTGGGCGCGCGAGCAGGGGCGTTCACCCAGCCACCAGTCACCCGCCGCGTGCATCATGCCGACGATGCCGTGACCCCAGATCCGGGCCATGACCTGGCTGTCCGGACCGAGGTCCACCCGCTCGGCGATGACCGCGGCGAGCTCTTCGCCCAGCCGGCGCAGCAGCGGGGCCGAGTGGCGTCCCACGTCGAAGCCCTGCTCGGACGAGGGCGCCGCGTCGTCGGACGGATGCATCAGGAAGCGGTAGACCTGCGGGCGGGCCTCGATCGCGGCCAGATAGGTGTCGAGCGTCGCCTCGACCCGGGCGCGCCGGTCGGCGGGGGCGTCGAGTGCGGCGCGCAGGGCGCTGAGCAGTGCGTCGGTGTGCCGTTTCGCGAGGGCGCGGTAGAGGCCGCCCTTGTCGCCGAAGTGCCGGTAGAGGATGGGCTTGGTGATGCCTGCCTCGGCCGCGATGGCGTTCATCGAGGCCCCGGGGCCGTCCCTGAGCACCACGCGGTCGGCGGCCTCGAGCAACTCGCGGCGGCGGCGCTCGGCCGCGGTCCGCTGTCGCTCGGCCTGTCGTGTGGTCTCCATGCTGTTTCTCCCACCCCTGGCCGTGCTTTTCCGTCCTGCCTGCGCAACGTAACACCCTGCCCAGCGGTGCGCGGATCTGCGGCTGACCGGTTGACAGAGGCTACTTGCCGGTAACAGACTGTTGTTACCGCAAGTAACGAATGGTTTTTGACAGCAGTACGTGGAGGGGAAAATGGCCGAGTTCACGCTCGAGCTCAACGACGACCAGAAGCAGGTCCGTGACTGGCTTCACGGCTTCGCCGCGGATGTTATCCGTCCGGCCGCTTCGGAGTGGGACGAGCGTGAGGAAACGCCCTGGCCCGTCATTCAGGAGGCGGCCAAGGTCGGCATCTACTCCCTGGACTTCTACGCCCAGCAGTTCTTCGACCCGACCGGCCTCGGCATCCCGATGGCGATGGAGGAGCTGTTCTGGGGGGACGCGGGCATCGCCCTGTCCATCGTCGGTACGGGCCTGGCGGCCGTCGGCGTCCTCGCCAACGGCACCGAGGAGCAGATAGGCACCTGGATCCCGCAGATGTACGGCGACGCGAACGATGTGAAGGTCGCCGCCTTCTGCTCCTCCGAGCCCGACGCCGGCTCCGACGTCGCCTCGATGCGCACCCGTGCGGTGTACGACGGGGCGAAGGACGAGTGGGTGCTCAACGGCACCAAGACCTGGGCGACCAACGGCGGCATCGCCAACGTCCATGTCGTGGTCGCGGTCGTGGACGCGGAGCTGGGTTCCAAGGGGCACGCATCCTTCATCGTGCCGCCGGGTACCCCCGGGCTCTCCCAGGGCCAGAAGTTCAAGAAGCACGGCATCAGGGCCTCGCACACCGCCGAGGTCGTCCTGGAGGACGTCCGTGTGCCGGGCCACTGCCTGCTCGGCGGCAAGGAGAAGCTCGACCAGCGCATCGCGCGGGCCCGCGAGCGCGCCGCCTCCGGTGGCGGCGAGCGGGTGAAGAACGCGGCGATGGCCACGTTCGAGGCCTCCCGCCCGGCCGTCGGCGCGATGGCGGTCGGCACCGCCCGTGCCGCGTACGAGGTCGCGCTCGACTACGCGAAGACCCGGACCCAGTTCGGCCGCCCGATCATCGACAACCAGGGCATCGCCTTCCAGCTTGCCGACATGCGC
This window of the Streptomyces sp. 840.1 genome carries:
- the def gene encoding peptide deformylase, giving the protein MAAMRNRPIPGSSGLVRPMGLLGDPVLHGACEPVTDFGPSLARLVEDMYATMYAANGVGLAANQIGVALRVFVYDCPDDEDVRNLGHLVNPVLVEADGITVRGPEGCLSLPGIEAGTPRFDHAVVEGVTIGGEPVRVSGTGFFARCLQHECDHLDGTVYTDRLTGLRRTRALRAARRAPWGRTG
- a CDS encoding acyl-CoA dehydrogenase family protein, which translates into the protein MAEFTLELNDDQKQVRDWLHGFAADVIRPAASEWDEREETPWPVIQEAAKVGIYSLDFYAQQFFDPTGLGIPMAMEELFWGDAGIALSIVGTGLAAVGVLANGTEEQIGTWIPQMYGDANDVKVAAFCSSEPDAGSDVASMRTRAVYDGAKDEWVLNGTKTWATNGGIANVHVVVAVVDAELGSKGHASFIVPPGTPGLSQGQKFKKHGIRASHTAEVVLEDVRVPGHCLLGGKEKLDQRIARARERAASGGGERVKNAAMATFEASRPAVGAMAVGTARAAYEVALDYAKTRTQFGRPIIDNQGIAFQLADMRTRIDAARLLVWRASWMAAAGKPFESAEGSMSKLYASETAKEVTAQAVQILGGNGFTREYPVERMHRDAAIYTIFEGTSEIQRLVIARTLSGMPIR
- a CDS encoding TetR family transcriptional regulator, whose amino-acid sequence is METTRQAERQRTAAERRRRELLEAADRVVLRDGPGASMNAIAAEAGITKPILYRHFGDKGGLYRALAKRHTDALLSALRAALDAPADRRARVEATLDTYLAAIEARPQVYRFLMHPSDDAAPSSEQGFDVGRHSAPLLRRLGEELAAVIAERVDLGPDSQVMARIWGHGIVGMMHAAGDWWLGERPCSRAQLVSSLADLLWGRLAAAGDRPGGPGF